In Candidatus Bathyarchaeum sp., the DNA window AATTTTGACAGACATTGCTCTAATGATAACTTATTTTCTAAACAAGATATTGTGAAACAGACATTTAACTTTTTCCAAAATTCCAATGTCCATGGAAATATTTATAAACTTTAGTCGATGAAGGTCATTACGTGAAACCAAAAGAACATGCTCTATCATTTTAAATAAGAAATAAGAAAGAGCACATGCTCTCTGGAGGCGGAGCATATGGAAAAACCGCAAACCGAAATAATGGATAAATATGTGGGTCCATTAACTGCAGTTTTTGGAAACCCAATTGCAAAATTATTAGATCAAACATTAATAGTTGGAAACATGGAACAAACAATTTCAATGTTAGCAGAATCAACAGATTTAGCATATAAAACAGTTGCAACCGTTGTTGAAAAACTTATAAAAATGGGATACATGACTGCAACAAGAAAAATTGGAAACGCACAAGCCTACAAGTTTGAGGTTGAAAACCATTTAAGTGAGTTCATCCGTTGTGCACAAAAAATGCGCCTTGAAAACATAGTCAATGATATCGAATAGATTTAAGATTAGAATTTTTCTATATTTTTTCGCTTTTTTGGAGATTTTCTTTTTTCATAAAAAAGACAAGAATTAATGCAAATAAACAAAAAAACAGATTACATGGTTAAGGCTTAATTACAATTTGGCAGATGAATTGAATAGTGGAGCCTCAGGCGGCATTTGATCCCGCGACCAACAGCTTACAAGACTGCCGCTCTACCGGACTGAGCCACTGAGGTGCTTGTTCTTTAGGGTTTGTTAATGTTTTGTTATGGAGTAGCACACAGATTTTTGTTACAAAAAGCAGTAAATTTCAGGTAAGGAAACTTGGTTTTTTAGATATTATCGACTGTGGTCTTATTCATGATGTTTAAAAACATAATTGGTTCTCTTCGTCCTTCTTGTTTTGGAAGTAATTTAAATCCAAATTTTTCATAGAACCCGATTGCGTTTTGCATTGCATTTAGGACCAAGAATCTACAGCCCATCTGTTCAGAATGCTTTAACGATTGGGCATGACAAAAATCACAGATATACGTCCCAATACCATAATTACCCTGCAAGTTTTTACATACTGCTAATTGACTGATTTGAAGTGCGGGATAATTCTCCCTGCCAATAGGCAACTTATCGTTTTCATCCATTTTACGTTTCCATAAATCTGCCATGCTAAGGGTAACAAATCCAATTAACTGTTTTTCATAAAAAAATAAATACGTAACACCTAGGCGCTCATTTTGAAAAATCATTGCTTCCGCATGGATAAACTCATCAATATCTTTTTCTCCACAAGAAAAACTACTAACATCAAATTTTTCAGACAGAATCTCGACATCTATGTTTTCTAAGTTCATTCTAAACTTAGAAATGCATTAATCAAACTAAAAAGAATATCTTTTCAAAATAATTTTTGCTCTTTTTATACGTTCAACATCTTTAGCAGAGGGCTCTCGCTCCATTTCTTTTTCAAGCGTAGCGAATTGCTCGTCGGTCAGCAGAGGGATTGCTTTCGGTTTCATTGTTATTTCCCCTTTCTACGTTTCCACGTACATATCTGGATACATTCCAAGAGGCTATAAATCTTACGTACATAAGATACTGTTAAAATATTTATCACAAACTGCAATTATGACGAAACAACAAATACATAAAATGGAGCCTCGGGCGGGATTTGATCCCGCGACCAACAGCTTACAAGGCTGCCGCTCTACCGGGCTGAGCCACCGAGGCGCGTTGTTTCCGGTTTTGTTATTTGTTGTTAGATGGTCTTGCCTATAGATTTTATGTTTTACTAAAAAAGAAACTAATAAAGAAAAGGGAAAAAAGCCCCAATTTCAGGGCTATTGTGCAAGTTGCTCGGGAGTGATGTAGTCACCAAATTTTTCTTTAGCAGACAGCAAGCGTTCGTACTGTTGGTTGAGAACCCAAAAGACTGCCTCAGGGGTGTAAGTTACTTTGGTCTTGTAAAATTTGTGAACCCGCTTGATTTTATTGATGTTCTCTTGCACCCGAATAGTGAACTGGGCGGCGTAGTCTTCTTTAGTGTATTCTTTGTTCAAAAGTTCTTTGAAGATTACTTTCAAATCCTCATACTTTGGAATCTGACCCGTAGGAGCCTCGATCACATCCACCTCTCCGTGGACACGCTTTTCCATCCATTTAATCCAAACGTGCTTGTCTTGGGGCTCGTTAAGATATTTGCCGTTTATGTCTTTGAGGAAATAGTTCACACCAAAAACTAGAGGCGGATTTTCTAGCTTTTTGCCAAAATCAAGATTGTTACGAATATTCTTGCCCAACGGAATCGAGATAAAGTCCTGGATGCTCATCATGTTAATTTCTGGAACACCCTCTTTGCCTACGGTAGCAAATGTTGTCTCAGTCTCCAAAGAAGCTCCATAGGCTACAATTCCGTGCTCCCAACTGTAACTTTGCTGAACCGGAACATACGCCTTAGCGTCACGACCTCCATACAACATTCCCCGCACTTGTACACCGTTGGGGTTTTCTAGCTCAGGGTCACAGTTCTCCACCTTAGATAACCTAACTGCATAACGGGCATTCTTGTGAGCCAAAGGAATTTCTTTACCGTTTTTGTCTTTTTTGCCTTCGTACCATTCTCCAGAAAAGTTGATTCCATCCTTGGGAGTTTCTTTTTCCATGCCCAGCCAGTAAGGAGTTCCGTCTTTAACCAAAACGTTAGAAAATATGATTTCACCTGGACTGTGAAGAACCTTATAGATTAATGCATCATCTCGTGGATTAACATCTTTTATGATACCAAAAATTCCGGCTTCAACGTTTACTGCCCGTGCTACACCGTCAATTTCCCGAATATAGGCGATGTCGTCTCCGAGAATGTTTTCTCCAGGCAACATGGCAGTGGAAGTTTTGCCACACGCACTTGGAAAAGCCCCTGCAAAATAGGTTTTACGATTATTTGGACCATGAATGCCAACGAGCATCATGTGCTCTGCAAGCCAGCCTTCGGTGTTGGCTTTTCGGATTGCTAGACGGAAGGCCAATTTTTTGAATCCAATGGAGTTGCCTGCATACTGTGTGTTAACACTGTAGATTGTGTTATCCATGTAATCGATGTAGATTTTTTTGTTGGTGTGGTCGGCGCTGACCATTCTGTCGGTTAGTTTTCCTGCAGAATGAACAACCCGCAAAAACTGAATGTCAGAAGGTGACTCGGTGAAAACTTTGTAACCTGACCGATACAACAAGTCTTCAGAGTGAGCAACATACCAAGAATCTGTGCATTGCATTCCCAAAATGGTGAACATAGAATTGGTTGGACCTAAGGATAAGAACCGAACAATCATGGTCCGTCCAGTCATAGAGTCGCGAAGGACGCTTTTTACTTCTGCTAGGCCTTCTTGTCGGTCGATTTGGTTAAGGGCCTTACTCAAAAACACCTTTTTAGGAACAAGATATTTTGTCGCGATTCGGTCTCGACCTTGGTCGTAATAACCATCAAAATGGATTGTGTGACCTTCAATTTTTAGGGGAGTTTCTTCTCCAGTAGCGATTGCTTGTTGACGGATGTGGGCTTTGTCCTCAGGAGAGTCACTGCAAACAAATACTGTCTCTGCGTCACATAGGTCTGCAGATTTTGCTATGAATTCATGAACTTTGGGAATTTTTATTCTACATAACTTTTCGTAATCGGATTTGCTTAGTTTGGGTCGTAATGCTTCAAGATACGGATTCATTCTTTAGCCTCATTCACTTAATGTTGATTCTTTATTGGAAAAGCTTAAAAACTGTACATGATTTAAATGTTACGTTAACAAAATGTTAAAAGTTAAAGAACTGGAAAAAAAGATTCTGCTGAACCTGCTAGAAAAAGGTCAACGTCCAGTCCTTAAAATCGCAGAAGATCTAGGCGTCACCCGACAAACCGTGGCAAAAAAACTGGAACAAATGCGCAGTTCGGGATTGATTTTGTCTTTTTTTCCAAAGATGGACCCCGAAATATTGGGACTGTCCATCCAAGCTTACATACTAATGAACGAAGACCCCAAAAACCAGTGCAGAAAAGAAACCGAAGAAATCCTGATAAGCTTTCCTCAGGTCACTGAATTCAAAAGAATTTTTGGCACCTACGACAGCATCGCTAAAGTTTTGGTGAACAACAACCAAGAACTAACCGATTTAGTCAAAAAAATCCACGACCTCAAAGGAGTCAAAGAAACTGAAACCTTTATTGTTCACAGCACCATCAAAGACAAACCCGAAGACCCCATCAAAAACAAACTAACAACATAACAGGTTTTCCAAAAGTTACCAAATTATTCCCAGACTTTCCACCACATCGCCATTGTAGATTTGACCAACTTCTAGATCAACAATCTCGTCAGTTTGAGGTTCAACATAAATTATCCCCTCATCCACAGTGTTAAAACATGCA includes these proteins:
- a CDS encoding GNAT family N-acetyltransferase yields the protein MNLENIDVEILSEKFDVSSFSCGEKDIDEFIHAEAMIFQNERLGVTYLFFYEKQLIGFVTLSMADLWKRKMDENDKLPIGRENYPALQISQLAVCKNLQGNYGIGTYICDFCHAQSLKHSEQMGCRFLVLNAMQNAIGFYEKFGFKLLPKQEGRREPIMFLNIMNKTTVDNI
- a CDS encoding phosphoenolpyruvate carboxykinase (GTP), whose translation is MNPYLEALRPKLSKSDYEKLCRIKIPKVHEFIAKSADLCDAETVFVCSDSPEDKAHIRQQAIATGEETPLKIEGHTIHFDGYYDQGRDRIATKYLVPKKVFLSKALNQIDRQEGLAEVKSVLRDSMTGRTMIVRFLSLGPTNSMFTILGMQCTDSWYVAHSEDLLYRSGYKVFTESPSDIQFLRVVHSAGKLTDRMVSADHTNKKIYIDYMDNTIYSVNTQYAGNSIGFKKLAFRLAIRKANTEGWLAEHMMLVGIHGPNNRKTYFAGAFPSACGKTSTAMLPGENILGDDIAYIREIDGVARAVNVEAGIFGIIKDVNPRDDALIYKVLHSPGEIIFSNVLVKDGTPYWLGMEKETPKDGINFSGEWYEGKKDKNGKEIPLAHKNARYAVRLSKVENCDPELENPNGVQVRGMLYGGRDAKAYVPVQQSYSWEHGIVAYGASLETETTFATVGKEGVPEINMMSIQDFISIPLGKNIRNNLDFGKKLENPPLVFGVNYFLKDINGKYLNEPQDKHVWIKWMEKRVHGEVDVIEAPTGQIPKYEDLKVIFKELLNKEYTKEDYAAQFTIRVQENINKIKRVHKFYKTKVTYTPEAVFWVLNQQYERLLSAKEKFGDYITPEQLAQ
- a CDS encoding Lrp/AsnC family transcriptional regulator; translation: MLKVKELEKKILLNLLEKGQRPVLKIAEDLGVTRQTVAKKLEQMRSSGLILSFFPKMDPEILGLSIQAYILMNEDPKNQCRKETEEILISFPQVTEFKRIFGTYDSIAKVLVNNNQELTDLVKKIHDLKGVKETETFIVHSTIKDKPEDPIKNKLTT